The window GTGGACTTGCCGCAGCCGGAGGGGCCGATGAAGGCGGTCACGGAGCGGGGTTCAACGGTCATCGAGATGTCGTCGATGGCCTTGTGGGTGCCGTAGAAGGCGGACAGTCCGCTGACGTCGATTCGCTTCGCCATGAGGGTCACTTCGCTTTCATTGGTCGCGTCAGCGACCGGTCTTCGGGGCCTTCCAGCGGGCGATGCCGCGGGCCACCAGATTGAGGATCATGACGAAGGCGATCAGGACGAGCGCTGCGGCCCATGCCCGGTCGTAGGAGGCTTCACTGCCGACCCGGTACTGCTCCCAGATGTAGAGGGGGAGCGAGGACTGGGCGCCTTCGAAAGGGTTGCCGTTGATCAGCTGGGAGCCGAAGACCAGCAGCATGATCGGCGCGGTCTCACCGGCGATGCGGGCGACGGCCAGCATCAGACCGGTGGAGATGCCGCCGATGGCGGTCGGGAGCACGACCTTGAGGATCATGCGCCACTTCGGCACACCGAGCGCCAGGGCGGCCTCGCGCAGCTCGTTCGGGACGAGCTTGAGCATCTCCTCGGTGGAGCGGACCACGACGGGCATCATCAGGATCGACAGGGCCATCGCGCCGGCGAAGCCGGAGGGGCCGAAGCCGAGCAGCAGGTTCCAGGTCGTCAGGATGAACAGGCCCGCGACGATGGAGGGGATGCCGGTCATGACGTCGACGAAGAAGGTGACGGCCTTGGCCAGCGAGCCCCGGCCGTACTCGACCAGGTAGACGGCGGTCAGCAGACCGACGGGCGCGGCGATCAGCGTGGCGAGGGCGACCTGCTCCAGGGTGCCGAGCAGTGCGTGGTAGACGCCGCCGCCCGCCTCGAAGCTGGTGACACCGTTC of the Streptomyces sp. NBC_01294 genome contains:
- the pstA gene encoding phosphate ABC transporter permease PstA, whose translation is MSHALQDQRPTRARKSAAPDSLTRGGLPRWAPAGITVVSIALGCGIGLAFGLHSKVQWGLIAALLFVGITYTASAVVENRRQAKDRVATSVMWVCFVLAVIPLLSLMWTTISRGIKVLNGAFLTHSMNGVTSFEAGGGVYHALLGTLEQVALATLIAAPVGLLTAVYLVEYGRGSLAKAVTFFVDVMTGIPSIVAGLFILTTWNLLLGFGPSGFAGAMALSILMMPVVVRSTEEMLKLVPNELREAALALGVPKWRMILKVVLPTAIGGISTGLMLAVARIAGETAPIMLLVFGSQLINGNPFEGAQSSLPLYIWEQYRVGSEASYDRAWAAALVLIAFVMILNLVARGIARWKAPKTGR